A genome region from Macadamia integrifolia cultivar HAES 741 unplaced genomic scaffold, SCU_Mint_v3 scaffold_219A, whole genome shotgun sequence includes the following:
- the LOC122071416 gene encoding pollen-specific leucine-rich repeat extensin-like protein 1: MCPVGPIPAYCYQPPPSPPPPPSPPPPPFYFPPSPSPTPPPSPPFLSQTAQVILMTVTLSGFFLLALLPLALFLYSERTKLRPIVDEPENTNVPELQWISPEASVTEPLIKKKDGIQEEIVQVSENSVPELPQWFSPEASVTEPSSMKEKDGIQEEIVEESENRSVQEPPQSISPEAHVTETSMEEKDGIQEEIREESAEENRLPQAIGMTTKPPMT, translated from the coding sequence ATGTGTCCCGTTGGTCCTATTCCGGCATACTGCTACCAACCACCACCATCGCCACCTCCTCCGCCatctccacctccaccaccattcTATTTTCCACCATCACCTTCTccaacaccaccaccatcgCCACCATTTCTCTCCCAGACAGCTCAGGTAATACTCATGACCGTCACACTCAGTGGTTTCTTCCTCCTTGCACTTCTCCCACTTGCTCTTTTCTTGTATTCAGAAAGGACGAAATTAAGGCCAATAGTTGATGAACCTGAGAACACAAATGTCCCAGAACTGCAGTGGATCTCCCCCGAAGCCAGTGTGACTGAACcattaataaaaaagaaggatggaattCAAGAAGAAATAGTTCAAGTATCTGAGAACAGTGTCCCAGAACTGCCGCAGTGGTTCTCCCCCGAAGCCAGTGTGACTGAACCATCAtcaatgaaagagaaggatggAATTCAAGAAGAAATAGTTGAAGAATCTGAGAACAGAAGTGTTCAAGAACCGCCACAATCGATCTCCCCCGAAGCCCATGTGACTGAAACATCAATGGAAGAGAAAGATGGAATTCAAGAAGAAATTAGGGAAGAAAGTGCTGAGGAAAACAGGCTTCCACAAGCTATAGGGATGACTACAAAGCCTCCTATGACCTGA